One Mucilaginibacter ginkgonis genomic region harbors:
- the rplC gene encoding 50S ribosomal protein L3: protein MSGIIGKKVGMTSIFDEAGKNIPCTVIEAGPCVVTQVKSAESDGYAAVQLAYDEKKEKNTSAPLKGHFQKAGTTPKRKLVEFKTFEDDKNLGDTVTVDIFNSGDFVDVVGTSKGKGFQGVVKRHGFGGVGMQTHGQHNRLRAPGSLGASSWPSRVFKGMRMAGQTGNVRVKVQNLEVVKVYPEQNLLVVKGSIPGAKGSFVIVDK, encoded by the coding sequence ATGTCAGGAATTATTGGTAAAAAGGTAGGGATGACCAGTATATTCGATGAAGCAGGCAAGAACATTCCTTGTACTGTTATCGAAGCTGGTCCTTGTGTGGTAACACAAGTTAAATCTGCAGAATCAGACGGATACGCAGCTGTTCAGCTGGCGTATGATGAGAAGAAAGAAAAAAACACTTCTGCACCTCTTAAAGGTCATTTCCAAAAAGCCGGTACTACCCCAAAACGTAAACTTGTTGAGTTCAAAACTTTTGAAGACGACAAGAATTTGGGCGATACCGTTACCGTAGACATCTTCAACTCAGGCGATTTCGTTGACGTTGTAGGTACATCTAAAGGTAAAGGCTTTCAAGGCGTTGTAAAACGTCATGGCTTTGGTGGTGTAGGTATGCAAACACACGGTCAGCACAACCGCTTAAGGGCACCAGGTTCACTGGGTGCATCTTCATGGCCATCACGCGTATTTAAAGGTATGCGCATGGCTGGTCAAACCGGTAATGTACGTGTTAAAGTGCAAAACCTCGAAGTGGTTAAAGTTTATCCAGAACAGAATTTGTTAGTTGTTAAGGGTTCTATCCCCGGTGCTAAAGGATCGTTCGTAATCGTTGATAAGTAA
- the rplV gene encoding 50S ribosomal protein L22, whose translation MEATQKVKKSVRIAQLKTEQKAQQGGQAVAKLNDCPTSPRKMRLVVDLIRGMNVEQALYTLKFTNKEAAIRVEKLLLSAIKNWEAKNEGKRVEESGLFVKEVSVGGGRQLKRLRPAPQGRGYRIRKRSNHVTLIVDSKSEIN comes from the coding sequence ATGGAAGCAACACAAAAAGTAAAAAAATCTGTGCGCATTGCACAGCTTAAAACTGAGCAAAAAGCCCAACAAGGCGGCCAGGCAGTTGCCAAGTTGAATGACTGCCCTACCTCTCCGCGCAAAATGCGTTTGGTAGTTGACCTTATACGCGGTATGAACGTTGAGCAAGCTTTATACACTTTAAAGTTTACCAACAAAGAAGCTGCTATACGTGTAGAGAAGTTATTGCTGTCGGCCATTAAAAACTGGGAAGCAAAGAACGAAGGCAAACGCGTTGAAGAAAGCGGCCTGTTTGTAAAAGAAGTTTCTGTAGGTGGCGGCCGCCAGTTAAAAAGGTTGCGCCCGGCCCCGCAAGGCCGCGGTTACCGCATACGCAAACGCTCTAACCACGTAACACTTATCGTAGACAGTAAATCAGAAATCAACTAA
- the rpsN gene encoding 30S ribosomal protein S14, with product MAKEGVKARERKREKLVEKFAEKRAALKAAGDYVALDKLPKAASPVKLHNRCKLTGRPRGYMRQFGISRVTFREMALAGKIPGVKKASW from the coding sequence ATGGCTAAAGAAGGTGTAAAAGCACGTGAACGTAAACGTGAGAAATTAGTAGAGAAGTTTGCTGAAAAAAGAGCAGCTCTTAAAGCCGCAGGTGACTATGTTGCCTTAGACAAACTGCCTAAAGCAGCATCGCCGGTAAAATTGCACAACCGTTGCAAGCTTACAGGCCGCCCAAGAGGTTATATGCGCCAATTTGGTATTTCGCGTGTAACATTCCGCGAAATGGCACTTGCCGGTAAGATCCCGGGAGTGAAAAAAGCAAGTTGGTAA
- the rpsC gene encoding 30S ribosomal protein S3, with product MGQKAHPIGNRLGIIRGWDSNWYGGDNYSDKLVEDEKIRKYLSVRIAKGGVSKVVIERTLKRITVTIHTARPGIVIGKGGQEVDKIKEELKKLTKKDVQINIFEIKRPELDAQLVAEGIAKQLEARISFRRAMKTSIASTMRMGAEGIKVMTSGRLGGAEMARTEQYKEGRIPLHTFRADIDYALGEALTTYGKIGIKVWICKGEVYGKRDLSPNIGQTNSPSGKGGRPEGAASFGARGERGDNRGGDRRGGNNDRRGGGNNRPGGPGRQGGGNRPGGNR from the coding sequence ATGGGACAAAAAGCACATCCAATAGGTAACAGGTTAGGCATCATCAGAGGATGGGATTCTAACTGGTACGGCGGTGACAACTACTCCGATAAATTAGTTGAAGACGAAAAAATACGTAAATACCTTTCGGTACGTATCGCTAAAGGCGGTGTATCCAAAGTAGTTATAGAGCGTACGTTAAAACGTATCACTGTTACAATCCACACTGCCCGCCCGGGTATCGTTATCGGTAAAGGCGGCCAGGAGGTTGATAAGATCAAAGAAGAGTTAAAGAAACTGACAAAGAAAGACGTTCAGATCAACATCTTCGAGATCAAACGCCCTGAGCTTGACGCGCAGCTGGTTGCAGAAGGCATTGCCAAGCAATTAGAAGCACGTATCTCTTTCCGTCGTGCAATGAAAACTTCTATCGCTTCTACCATGCGTATGGGTGCAGAAGGTATCAAAGTAATGACCAGCGGCCGTTTAGGTGGTGCAGAGATGGCACGTACCGAACAGTACAAAGAGGGCAGGATTCCGTTGCATACCTTCCGTGCAGATATTGACTACGCTTTAGGCGAAGCTTTAACTACCTACGGTAAAATTGGTATCAAGGTATGGATCTGTAAAGGCGAAGTTTACGGTAAACGCGATCTTTCTCCAAACATTGGCCAAACTAACAGCCCAAGCGGCAAAGGTGGCAGGCCGGAAGGTGCGGCATCATTTGGTGCACGCGGCGAAAGAGGTGATAACCGTGGCGGCGACCGCAGAGGTGGAAATAACGACCGTCGCGGCGGTGGTAACAATCGTCCGGGTGGCCCAGGCCGTCAGGGCGGTGGTAACCGTCCGGGTGGAAACAGATAA
- the rplR gene encoding 50S ribosomal protein L18, with product MAAKLSRRDRIKQGIRKRLSGSTERPRLSVYRSNKGIYAQVIDDVNGKTLVSASSLSKDFSASGTKGEQSAAVGKLVAQKAIAAGITSVVFDRNGYLYHGRVKQLAEGAREGGLKF from the coding sequence ATGGCAGCTAAGTTATCAAGAAGAGACAGAATAAAACAAGGGATCAGAAAACGTCTTTCTGGTTCTACAGAACGTCCGCGCTTATCAGTATACCGTAGCAACAAAGGCATTTATGCCCAGGTTATTGACGATGTAAACGGAAAAACATTAGTATCAGCATCATCTTTGTCAAAAGATTTTTCAGCATCAGGCACCAAAGGCGAGCAAAGCGCCGCAGTTGGTAAACTGGTAGCACAAAAAGCCATTGCAGCAGGCATTACATCTGTTGTGTTTGACAGAAATGGTTACCTGTACCACGGCCGTGTTAAACAACTGGCAGAAGGTGCACGTGAAGGTGGTTTAAAATTTTAA
- the rplW gene encoding 50S ribosomal protein L23: MEILKKPLLTEKVAQLTDKLNRYVFKVGHRANKIQIKSAIENMYGVNVTAVNTMKYVGKLKTRNTKAGAVSGRAATYKKAVISLKDGETIDFYSTI; the protein is encoded by the coding sequence ATGGAAATTTTAAAGAAACCCTTACTTACAGAAAAAGTTGCTCAGTTAACTGATAAACTTAACCGCTATGTGTTCAAAGTAGGCCACAGGGCAAACAAGATCCAGATCAAATCTGCGATAGAGAACATGTATGGTGTTAATGTTACGGCGGTAAACACCATGAAATACGTTGGCAAATTAAAGACCCGCAACACTAAAGCAGGTGCCGTTAGCGGCCGCGCTGCTACTTACAAGAAAGCGGTTATTTCTTTGAAAGACGGAGAAACAATAGATTTTTATAGCACAATATAA
- the rplO gene encoding 50S ribosomal protein L15 produces the protein MNLSNLKPAKGSVKDSKRIGRGTGSGKGGTSTRGHKGAGSRSGTSTKVGFEGGQMPLQRRVPKVGFKNPNRVEYVSVNLDALQQLADKFSLSVVNFDTFREHGLASKNDLVKILGRGEVKAKLDVTAHAFSATAQKAIEAAGGSIVKL, from the coding sequence ATGAATTTAAGTAATCTTAAACCTGCAAAAGGTTCTGTAAAAGATAGCAAACGTATTGGCCGTGGTACCGGTTCTGGTAAAGGCGGTACTTCAACACGTGGCCATAAAGGTGCAGGTTCACGCTCTGGTACTTCAACCAAAGTTGGTTTTGAAGGTGGCCAGATGCCGTTACAACGCCGCGTACCTAAAGTGGGCTTTAAAAACCCTAACCGCGTAGAGTATGTATCTGTAAACCTTGATGCTTTACAGCAACTGGCAGATAAATTCTCATTAAGCGTTGTTAATTTTGACACTTTCAGAGAGCATGGTTTGGCTTCTAAAAACGACCTGGTAAAGATCCTTGGCCGTGGCGAAGTAAAAGCTAAGCTTGATGTTACAGCACATGCTTTTTCTGCAACTGCGCAGAAGGCAATTGAAGCAGCCGGTGGTTCCATCGTTAAGCTATAA
- the rpsQ gene encoding 30S ribosomal protein S17 → MERNLRKTRTGLVVSNKMEKSIVVAVERKVKHPIYGKFLKKTTKFMAHDEANTCGIGDTVVIMETRPLSKNKNWRLVQILERAK, encoded by the coding sequence ATGGAAAGAAATTTAAGAAAAACACGTACCGGGCTGGTAGTAAGCAACAAGATGGAGAAATCTATCGTGGTGGCTGTAGAGCGTAAGGTAAAGCACCCTATCTACGGCAAGTTCTTGAAAAAGACTACCAAATTTATGGCTCATGATGAAGCTAATACCTGTGGTATAGGTGATACCGTAGTGATTATGGAGACACGCCCGTTGAGCAAAAACAAAAACTGGAGATTAGTTCAAATTTTAGAAAGGGCTAAATAA
- the rpsS gene encoding 30S ribosomal protein S19: MARSIKKGPYIDHNLERKVLTLNDSNKKSVVKTWSRRSMISPDFVGHTFAVHNGNKFIPVYVTENMVGHKLGEFAPTRTFRGHAEKKK, translated from the coding sequence ATGGCTCGTTCAATTAAAAAAGGACCTTATATTGATCATAACCTGGAAAGAAAAGTTCTTACCCTGAATGATTCAAATAAAAAATCTGTTGTAAAAACATGGTCAAGACGTTCTATGATTTCTCCGGATTTCGTTGGGCATACATTCGCTGTTCACAACGGTAATAAATTTATACCTGTGTACGTAACAGAAAACATGGTAGGGCACAAGCTGGGAGAGTTTGCACCAACCCGTACATTCCGTGGTCACGCAGAAAAGAAAAAATAA
- the rpsE gene encoding 30S ribosomal protein S5, whose translation MSTINVKRVKTSEIELKDRLVSIQRVAKVTKGGRTFSFSAIVVVGDENGVVGYGLGKAKEVTEAIAKGVDDAKKNLVKVPIINGTVPHEQYGKFSGGFVFIKPASTGTGVIAGGAMRAVLESAGVHNVLAKSKGSSNPHNVVKATVSALAQLRDAHTVANHRGINLGKVFNG comes from the coding sequence ATGTCAACAATAAATGTTAAAAGAGTAAAAACCAGCGAGATCGAATTAAAAGATCGCCTGGTTAGCATACAACGTGTTGCCAAAGTAACCAAAGGCGGCCGTACTTTCAGCTTCTCTGCCATTGTGGTAGTAGGCGATGAGAATGGTGTAGTTGGTTACGGCCTTGGTAAAGCTAAAGAAGTAACAGAAGCTATTGCCAAAGGTGTAGATGATGCAAAAAAGAACCTCGTAAAAGTGCCTATAATTAACGGTACAGTACCTCACGAACAATACGGTAAATTCTCAGGCGGTTTCGTATTCATTAAACCTGCTTCTACCGGTACCGGTGTTATTGCAGGTGGTGCAATGCGTGCAGTATTAGAGTCTGCAGGTGTACACAACGTATTGGCAAAATCAAAAGGTTCATCAAACCCGCACAACGTGGTAAAAGCAACTGTATCTGCCCTTGCGCAACTGCGCGACGCACATACTGTAGCCAACCACCGTGGTATCAATTTAGGTAAAGTTTTTAACGGATAA
- the rpmC gene encoding 50S ribosomal protein L29 codes for MKNSEILELSTEQLTARINEEKNNLTKLKFAHAVSAIENPTRITKVRKDIARLNTELTKRNATVASEKE; via the coding sequence ATGAAAAACTCAGAAATTTTAGAGCTATCGACTGAGCAGTTGACTGCAAGAATTAACGAGGAGAAAAATAACCTCACTAAGCTGAAATTCGCTCACGCGGTTTCTGCTATTGAGAATCCAACCCGCATTACTAAAGTGCGCAAGGATATTGCCCGTTTAAACACAGAATTAACAAAGCGTAACGCTACGGTAGCTTCTGAAAAAGAATAA
- the rplN gene encoding 50S ribosomal protein L14, translated as MVQQESRMNVADNSGAKEVLVIRVLGGTGKRYASIGDKVVVTVKSAIPSGNVKKGTVSKAVVVRTKKEIRRKDGSYIRFDDNAAVLLNNQDEPRGTRIFGPVARELREKQFMKIVSLAPEVL; from the coding sequence ATGGTACAACAGGAATCAAGAATGAACGTGGCCGATAACAGTGGCGCTAAAGAAGTTTTAGTGATCCGCGTGTTAGGTGGTACAGGTAAAAGATATGCCTCTATTGGCGATAAGGTGGTGGTTACCGTTAAAAGTGCTATCCCATCTGGTAACGTTAAAAAAGGTACAGTATCAAAAGCAGTAGTTGTTAGAACTAAAAAAGAGATCCGTCGTAAGGATGGTTCTTACATCCGTTTTGATGACAATGCAGCTGTTTTGTTGAACAACCAGGACGAGCCTCGTGGTACACGTATATTTGGCCCGGTTGCAAGGGAACTGCGTGAAAAGCAATTCATGAAGATCGTTTCATTAGCACCGGAGGTATTGTAA
- the rplF gene encoding 50S ribosomal protein L6: MSRVGKAPITIPSGVTISVSGDNLVTVKGPKGELHQAIDADIKLEQNEGILTVTRPSDQKRHKALHGLYRALLNNMVNGVTNGYKLEQELVGVGYRATNTGNTLDLVLGYSHHYVFELPKEIKVTTTAEKGKNPTIILESIDKQLIGQVAAKIRSLRAPEPYKGKGIKFVGEELRRKAGKSASKK; this comes from the coding sequence ATGTCAAGAGTAGGAAAAGCACCTATAACAATACCTTCAGGCGTTACTATTTCAGTATCAGGTGATAATCTGGTAACTGTTAAAGGCCCTAAAGGCGAGCTGCACCAGGCTATTGATGCAGACATTAAGTTAGAGCAGAACGAGGGTATCTTAACAGTAACCCGCCCGTCTGATCAGAAACGTCACAAAGCATTGCACGGTTTATACCGCGCTTTGTTAAATAACATGGTTAACGGTGTTACCAATGGTTACAAACTTGAACAAGAGCTTGTAGGTGTGGGTTACCGTGCAACTAACACAGGCAATACATTAGACCTTGTTTTAGGATACTCTCACCACTATGTGTTTGAGTTGCCTAAAGAAATTAAAGTTACAACCACTGCTGAGAAGGGTAAGAACCCAACTATCATCCTTGAATCAATTGACAAACAATTGATCGGTCAGGTAGCTGCAAAAATACGCTCGCTGCGTGCACCAGAGCCTTACAAAGGTAAAGGTATCAAGTTTGTTGGCGAAGAGTTAAGAAGAAAAGCAGGTAAATCAGCATCTAAAAAATAA
- the rplD gene encoding 50S ribosomal protein L4 translates to MEVNVLNVSGKETGAKVQLPESVFAIEPNDHAIYLDVKQFLANQRQGTHKAKQRNEIAGSTRKLHKQKGTGGARAGSIKSPLFNGGGRVFGPQPRDYSFKLNKKLKSLARKSALTYKAQDSSIVVLEDFAFDAVKTKNYVKLMADLNMTNEKTLLVLPAANNNVYLSSRNLKKSKVITADQLNTYDVLNAGKLILTSGSVKTLEEAFAK, encoded by the coding sequence ATGGAAGTTAATGTATTAAATGTTTCAGGTAAAGAAACAGGAGCCAAGGTGCAACTGCCTGAATCTGTATTTGCTATTGAGCCCAACGATCACGCAATATATCTTGACGTAAAGCAATTCCTGGCAAACCAACGTCAGGGTACGCACAAAGCAAAACAACGTAATGAAATTGCAGGTTCAACCCGCAAGCTTCACAAACAAAAAGGTACAGGCGGCGCCCGTGCCGGTAGCATCAAATCGCCATTGTTTAATGGTGGTGGCCGTGTTTTCGGTCCGCAGCCACGCGACTATAGCTTTAAGCTGAACAAAAAGCTTAAATCATTGGCACGTAAATCTGCCCTTACATATAAAGCACAAGACAGCAGCATAGTAGTTTTGGAAGACTTTGCGTTTGACGCGGTTAAAACTAAAAACTATGTGAAGCTGATGGCCGACCTGAACATGACCAATGAGAAAACTTTATTGGTACTGCCTGCGGCTAATAACAATGTTTATTTATCAAGCAGAAATCTTAAAAAGAGCAAGGTGATCACTGCAGACCAGTTAAACACTTATGATGTGTTAAACGCAGGTAAGCTGATCTTAACCTCTGGTTCTGTTAAAACTTTGGAGGAAGCGTTTGCTAAGTAA
- the rplP gene encoding 50S ribosomal protein L16 encodes MLQPKRTKFRKMQKGRMKGNATRGAELSFGSFGIKSLEAAWITSRQIEAARIAVTRFMKREGQVWIRIFPDKPVTKKPAEVRMGKGKGAPEYWVAVVRPGRMIFEAEGVPLEVAKEALRLAAQKLPVQTRFVVRRDYAEA; translated from the coding sequence ATGCTACAGCCAAAAAGAACGAAGTTCAGAAAGATGCAAAAAGGCAGGATGAAAGGCAACGCCACCCGTGGTGCTGAGCTTTCATTCGGATCTTTCGGTATAAAATCACTCGAAGCGGCCTGGATCACCAGCCGCCAGATCGAGGCTGCACGTATTGCGGTTACACGTTTTATGAAACGTGAAGGCCAGGTTTGGATAAGGATTTTCCCTGACAAGCCGGTTACTAAAAAACCTGCAGAGGTACGTATGGGTAAAGGTAAAGGTGCACCCGAGTATTGGGTTGCTGTTGTACGCCCCGGTCGTATGATATTTGAGGCCGAAGGTGTGCCTTTGGAAGTTGCAAAAGAGGCATTACGCCTTGCAGCGCAAAAATTGCCGGTGCAAACCCGCTTTGTAGTAAGAAGGGATTACGCAGAGGCATAA
- the rplX gene encoding 50S ribosomal protein L24, translating to MENKKNKQPKLKVRTGDLVKVIAGDSKGSQGKITAVNRETGRVTVEGVNMVSKHTKPNAANPNGGIVKQEAALHVSNVALIDAKTGETTRVGRKANKDGKLVRFSKKSGEEIK from the coding sequence ATGGAAAATAAAAAGAATAAACAACCAAAACTTAAGGTTCGCACCGGCGACCTGGTTAAGGTTATTGCCGGCGACTCTAAAGGTTCGCAAGGTAAGATAACAGCGGTTAACCGCGAAACAGGCCGTGTAACTGTTGAAGGTGTTAACATGGTATCTAAACACACCAAGCCAAATGCAGCTAACCCTAACGGTGGTATTGTAAAGCAGGAAGCTGCTTTGCACGTATCAAACGTTGCGTTGATTGATGCTAAAACAGGCGAGACTACCCGCGTTGGCCGCAAAGCTAACAAGGATGGTAAATTGGTTAGGTTCTCAAAAAAATCAGGGGAGGAAATTAAGTAA
- the rplB gene encoding 50S ribosomal protein L2: MAVKRFKPVTPGTRFRVGADYSDVTTNVPEKSLVVSHKKSGGRNNTGKMTMRYIGGGHKKSYRLIDFKRNKFDIPANVATIEYDPNRSARIALLVYADGEKRYMIAPAGLEVGQVVLSGEAVAPEVGNTLPLKSIPLGSIIHNIELNPGQGGTIARSAGTYAQLSARDGKYAIIKLPSGETRMILATCLATIGTVSNAEKANEVLGKAGRKRWIGRRPRVRGVAMNPVDHPMGGGEGRSSGGHPRSRKGLLAKGYKTRYKKKTSDRYIIERRKK; this comes from the coding sequence ATGGCAGTTAAAAGATTTAAACCGGTTACGCCCGGTACCCGCTTCAGAGTAGGTGCCGATTATTCTGACGTAACAACCAACGTTCCGGAAAAATCGCTGGTTGTATCACACAAGAAATCAGGCGGTCGTAACAACACCGGTAAAATGACCATGCGTTACATCGGTGGCGGACACAAAAAGTCGTACCGATTGATCGACTTTAAACGCAACAAATTTGACATTCCGGCAAACGTTGCAACTATTGAGTACGATCCTAACAGGTCTGCACGCATCGCATTACTAGTATATGCAGATGGCGAAAAACGTTACATGATAGCCCCTGCGGGTTTAGAAGTTGGCCAAGTAGTATTATCGGGCGAAGCGGTAGCTCCAGAAGTTGGTAACACTTTACCATTGAAGAGCATCCCTTTGGGTTCTATTATCCACAACATCGAGCTTAACCCGGGCCAGGGTGGTACCATTGCACGTTCTGCAGGTACTTATGCCCAGCTATCGGCCCGTGATGGTAAATATGCCATCATCAAATTGCCTTCTGGCGAAACCCGTATGATCTTAGCTACTTGTTTAGCTACTATTGGTACAGTTTCAAATGCAGAGAAAGCAAATGAGGTGTTGGGTAAAGCCGGCCGCAAACGCTGGATAGGTCGCCGCCCACGTGTACGTGGTGTTGCAATGAACCCGGTAGATCACCCTATGGGTGGTGGCGAGGGCCGTTCATCAGGTGGTCATCCACGCTCACGCAAAGGTTTATTAGCAAAAGGCTACAAAACCCGCTACAAGAAAAAGACATCGGATCGTTATATCATTGAAAGAAGGAAGAAATAG
- the rplE gene encoding 50S ribosomal protein L5: protein MTYTPRLKSKYQDEIRTALKEKFQYKSVMQVPKLQKIAINQGVGGATTDKKLIDVAIGEMSTITGQQAVASRSKKDISNFKLRKNMPVGVRVTLRDNNMYEFLDRLIAVALPRIRDFKGINDKGFDGRGNYTLGVTEQIIFPEINIDKINKIMGMDITFVTSAQNDVEALELLKQFGLPFKNQTPVNNG from the coding sequence ATGACCTACACACCACGATTAAAATCGAAATATCAGGACGAGATACGCACTGCACTGAAAGAGAAATTTCAGTACAAAAGCGTAATGCAAGTTCCTAAACTGCAAAAGATAGCTATCAACCAGGGTGTTGGTGGTGCTACTACCGATAAGAAACTTATTGACGTTGCGATAGGCGAAATGAGCACTATTACCGGTCAGCAGGCGGTTGCGTCACGTTCTAAGAAAGATATATCTAACTTTAAATTGCGTAAAAACATGCCGGTAGGCGTGCGTGTAACTTTGCGTGACAACAACATGTACGAGTTTTTAGACCGTTTAATTGCTGTTGCATTGCCACGTATCCGCGACTTTAAAGGTATTAACGATAAAGGTTTTGATGGCCGCGGTAATTACACTTTAGGTGTTACCGAGCAGATCATTTTCCCTGAGATCAATATCGACAAGATCAATAAGATCATGGGTATGGATATTACCTTTGTAACCTCGGCACAAAATGATGTTGAAGCATTAGAGTTGCTTAAACAATTTGGTTTACCGTTTAAAAATCAAACTCCAGTTAACAATGGCTAA
- the rpmD gene encoding 50S ribosomal protein L30 produces the protein MAKIKITQIKSVIDRNERQKRTIAALGLRKINQSVEVEANDAIIGMIRAVNHLVAVEKI, from the coding sequence ATGGCGAAAATAAAAATAACTCAGATCAAGAGCGTCATTGATAGAAATGAGCGCCAGAAAAGGACCATCGCCGCTTTAGGTTTGCGCAAAATAAACCAAAGCGTTGAGGTTGAAGCTAATGATGCCATCATTGGTATGATTAGAGCAGTTAATCATTTGGTAGCAGTAGAAAAAATTTAG
- the rpsH gene encoding 30S ribosomal protein S8, whose product MNTDPIADYLTRVRNAIKANHRVVEIPASNLKKEITKVLFDKGYIANFKFEDNGPQGTIKVALKYHPVTKISAIRTLSRISKPGLRKYAGAENLPRVLNGLGIAILSTSKGVMSDKEARAQNVGGEVLCYIY is encoded by the coding sequence ATGAATACAGATCCAATCGCAGATTATCTTACACGAGTAAGGAATGCTATTAAAGCCAACCATAGGGTTGTTGAAATTCCTGCATCAAATCTGAAGAAGGAAATCACTAAAGTGCTTTTCGACAAAGGTTACATTGCAAATTTTAAATTTGAGGATAATGGTCCCCAAGGCACTATCAAAGTTGCTTTGAAATACCACCCGGTAACCAAAATTTCTGCTATCCGCACATTGTCGCGTATCAGTAAACCAGGTTTGAGAAAATATGCCGGCGCAGAGAACCTGCCACGCGTATTAAATGGTTTAGGCATCGCTATCCTGTCTACTTCTAAAGGTGTTATGTCTGATAAAGAGGCACGCGCTCAGAACGTAGGTGGCGAGGTTTTATGCTACATCTATTAA